GCGGTCGGCGTGCACGGCGACATGCTCGACGGTCACCGCGGACAGCCGCGGTCCGCCCGCCCGCAGGCGGAGCGCGGCCGTGACCGTGCGGCCGTCCTGGTCGCGGGCGACGATCTCGCCGCTGCGGTCGCCGCGCGCGCTGACGGTGAAGGGGATGTCGGCGCGGGTGCGGGCGGGCACGCGGACGCGGCTCCACGCGAACACGGCCCGGACACCCCGGCCGCTGAGCCGCACGGTGACCGGCCGCCCGCTGCGGTTGGTCACCGACACCGTGTCCTGCAGGACCGCGCCGGGCGCGCCCTCGGCGTAGAAGGAGGGCCGCGAGCCCCCGCCGGGCGCGAGCGACCACCCGTCCGCCGCGCTCGCGACGGGAGCGGCCGTCAGCAGGACCAGCAACGGCAGGCCCAGGACGGCCGGAACACGGACGGGTGAGGGCATCGGGCGGCTCCAACGACGGTCCGGATGCGAAAGGCGAGGCGCTCGGCGGTTCGGGGTCGGCGCCGGTGCCGTGGCCGTCGGCGAGCGCCGTACCGCCGGCCGCGGCCCGCTCAGCGGCGTGCGCGGGCCGTCTGGTTCCTGCGGGTGATCCACAGCGCGCCCGCCGCTCCGGCGAGGAGCACCGTGCCGCCGAGGGTCCCCAGGGCGATCGCGGAGTCGTCGGGTCCGGTCTGCGGGAGGGAGCCGCCGGAGTCGGAGCCGGTCGTGCCGGAGGAGCCGGTCCCGCCGGAGGAGCCGCCTCCGCCCGCCGCCGTGACGTCGAGGGTCAGCGCCGGTCCGGGACTGTTGGAGGGCGTGCACGTGGTCGTCGTACCGAGCGCCTTGATGGTGAGGACGCCGGGTGTGAAGGTCACGCTGCCCGTCTTCTTCGGCGTGTACGTGCCCGTCAGGTCACTGATCTTGATGGGGGTGTTGGCGGGGATCGCTTCCTGGTTGGCGGGCCCGCTGACGTTCATCGTGCCGCTGTCGGCGCCGCCCAGCTTGATGGTGGCGCTGGGGTTCATCGCGCCCTTGCCCAGCTCCACCGGGCTGGACGAGACGCCCTTCTGCCAGGACATGGTGATCTTGTAGCCGCTGCCGCTCTTGACGCCGGTGATGTCGATGGGCGAGACGGCGCTCTTGTCGCCGATGGGCGTCTTGCACTGGTAGTTGACGTCGACGACCTTGGCCTGGGCTGCGGGGGCGGCCATCAGCACCGCCGAGCCCGCCAGGGCCGCGACGGACGCGAGCACGGCGGTTCGATTCCGGTACGACACGATTTCCGCTCCCTCTCGGTTTCCTGACGGCACATCAGATGGGCCGTCAAGGTACGCCCGGGCCCTTGAGGAGGGAAGAGAAGGTGCGCGCCGGAGTTGTGCGGATCCGGCGCGCGCGAAAGGGGGGCCGAGTGGAGGGAGTGACCCTCGGTAACCCCAGCCGGGCTAGGCGGGAGCGCCCAGTTCCGCCCAGACCGTCTTGCCCGCCACACCCGGGGTCCGTACGACACCCCAGTCCAGGCACAGGCGCTGCACGATGAACATGCCGTGGCCGCCGGGGCGGCCCGCGCGGTGCGGGGTGCGGGGTGCCGGCTCGCCGGTGCCGCGGTCGGACACCTCCAGGCGGATCACCTTGTTGTCGAGGGCTATCCACAGTTCGCTGGGACCCTCGGCGTGCAGGCAGGCGTTGGTGACCAGCTCGGAGACGACGAGCAGCACGTCCTCGGCGGCGGCCCGCTGGTCGGCGCCGGCGGCCGGCAGCCAGCCCCACGCGTACAACGCCTGGCGGGTGAAGTCGCGGGCGAGCGGGACGACACCGCTGGCCCCGTCGAAGCTCAGTCTGCGGACCTGGCGCCCCTGAGACGACGCGGCATCCCCCTCGGCGGACGCCCCGGTCGCGGGCGCGCCCCCCTCGGACGCCCCGGAAGCGCCGCTTGGCTCCGGGCCGCGGTCGCCCGGCGGGTAAGGCCGGGTGGTGCTCATCAGCGCTTCACCTCACCGATTCACCAGTTCACGTTTCAAGAGTCTGTACGTGGCTCGACGGCTCTCTCTGTCGGCTTGCCGTCTTTTTCTTTCGTGTTCCATCGTTCGCTCACCGTCCCCCGTGCTCGCCGTGCCGCCGACAGGCTCAGGATGTCTCCTGCCCGACCGAACCGGCAGAACACCCCCTGTTTCGGCACGGAAAGCGTGACATCCGGAAAGTGCCGGTCACACGGGGGCGGGCGGGACGGCCCGGCGCCATGCCGGGCCGCCCTGCCGGGGTCAGCCGGTCTGGTCGGCCAGGGCCGCCTCGAGCGTGTCGTGGACGGTGAAGACCGCCTCCGCTCCCGTGATCTCGAAGACCCGGGCCACCACCGGAAGCATCCCGGCGAGGTGGACACCGCCGCCAGCGGCCTCCGCCTTCAGCCGGGCGCCCAGCAGCACGTTGAGGCCCGTGGAGTCGCAGAACTCCAGTCGTGAGCAGTCCACGACCAGCCGCTTGAATCCCTTGGCGAGGCAGTCCTCGAGGGGCTCGCGCAACAGATCGGCCGTGTGGTGATCCAACTCACCTGCTGGCGTCACGACTGCGCTCG
Above is a genomic segment from Streptomyces sp. SLBN-31 containing:
- a CDS encoding STAS domain-containing protein — encoded protein: MDRGTVGSAQSGRLLVEVREEGSSAVVTPAGELDHHTADLLREPLEDCLAKGFKRLVVDCSRLEFCDSTGLNVLLGARLKAEAAGGGVHLAGMLPVVARVFEITGAEAVFTVHDTLEAALADQTG
- a CDS encoding LPXTG cell wall anchor domain-containing protein — protein: MSYRNRTAVLASVAALAGSAVLMAAPAAQAKVVDVNYQCKTPIGDKSAVSPIDITGVKSGSGYKITMSWQKGVSSSPVELGKGAMNPSATIKLGGADSGTMNVSGPANQEAIPANTPIKISDLTGTYTPKKTGSVTFTPGVLTIKALGTTTTCTPSNSPGPALTLDVTAAGGGGSSGGTGSSGTTGSDSGGSLPQTGPDDSAIALGTLGGTVLLAGAAGALWITRRNQTARARR
- a CDS encoding ATP-binding protein — protein: MSTTRPYPPGDRGPEPSGASGASEGGAPATGASAEGDAASSQGRQVRRLSFDGASGVVPLARDFTRQALYAWGWLPAAGADQRAAAEDVLLVVSELVTNACLHAEGPSELWIALDNKVIRLEVSDRGTGEPAPRTPHRAGRPGGHGMFIVQRLCLDWGVVRTPGVAGKTVWAELGAPA